The genomic interval CCGACACGCTGAGAGTTCTCGGCCAGCACCGGGAAGCGGCGGCCTGGCTCGCCACCGCCCGGATGGCCGCCGACGAGGCAGGGGACCGTCCCCTCGCCACCTGGATACGGTCATTCCAAGCCGTCCACGCGATCTCTTGCGAGAACGACCCCACCCGCGGGCTGCGATACGCGCAAGAAGCACAGGGGTTCGCCCGAAACCCGTCGCCTGGCCTCATGCTGGCCCTCGACCAGGAGGCCCTTGCGCACGCGAAGCTCGGCAACGAAACCGCCGCCCGCGCAGCTCTGGACCGGGCCAAGGACGCCCTGGAACACGTGCCCGAGAACCAGCAGCGCTCAGCGCTGTGGGGCTTCCAGGAACACAAGCTTCATGGAGCCACCAGCCACGTGATGACGATCCTCGGCCGCACCCGGGAAGCCCGGGCTGCGCAGCCCGAGATCTTCCGTCACTTCCCCAAATCCTCATTCACCTGGATCCGGACCAAGCTCGACCAGGCCAAGTGCCTCATCCACGACGGCGACCTCGACGCCGGCTGCGCCTCGGCCGCCCGCACCCTGCTCGACCTGTCCCCTGAGTACCGCACCCCGCTGGTCCTCAACCGGGCACGCGAGGTGCTGCTGCTCCTGCCCGAAAAACACCGCAAGCGCCCCGCCGCCCGCGAGCTGCACGACATCCTCACCACGGCCCAGCGCGCCTGAACCCGCCTGCCAGCTCCGGCCCCGGGCCAGGCGCAGGCGGCTCTCTCCCGCAGAGGCGTTTTCAGGCGTCGCTAGGCAGCAGATCGGAGGGAACCTTGGTCCCGGTCTCCTCCTCGTACTCACGCACCGCCTGACGCGCGCGCTCGGGGTCGAAATCCCGCAGATGCTCCCAGTACTTGCGCACAATCGCGTACACCTCGGCGAGCGGCCAGCTCTGTTCCCCAAGGTCCTCGTTCCAGTGGTTGGACAGAGTCACCGTCTCGGGGGTGATGATCGCCAGCCAGGCGTTTCCGCTCCACTCGGAAGGCTCGGTCTGCCGGCCTTCCAGGAAGCCGGCGATGTCCATGAGCAGGGCGAGGCAGTAGTAGTGGCTCTCCTGGATGTCACTGGTCAGCCAATAGCCAATCCGCTTCACACGCTCAGAAGCGCGGAAGTTGAGTGGATCGTCGTCATCGACGTGGAAGGAGATCTCGTGCGGCACTCTGCCCTCGCTCCTCAGCTGCCACGACGGCTGCGCCTGACGTACGCGGTCGTGGCGTTTTCATCCGCATCGTAGTAACCCTCGAATACGAGTCCTCGGTAATGGCCTCGCCACATACGCTGAGACTCGTCTACGATCTCCGCGTTCTCCCACGCTCGCTGTATGGCGTGTTCGACCTGGTCGCGGGTCCAGTCGTCGGGCAGGAACGTGCTGATGTTGCGCTTCTTGATCCACGGATGGCCTGGCGCCAGACGGCCCCAGACCTCGCCCCGATAGATGCCTTCGCGCTGGTCGACCCACTCCTTCCTAACCTCCGCGTTTCACTTACGGTGGCGTCCGGATCTTGAGCTGGAAAGTGAAAATGCCTTCTGAGCTGGGATGATGAGGCTTGTCTAGAGTCTCTGTCAGCCCAGCGGGAAGGCACTTTCTGCGTGCACACTACCGGGTCGCGTCCCAAGCTCGTCGTCTCGGCTGACGGCCGTGGGGTGATCAGCCATGCCGGGTCCCGTCTGCTGGCCGATCTCGCTGAAGTCACCGGACTGACCGGTGCGTTCTCGGACGCGCTGCGCCGACTGCGGCCGCGTGGCACCGGGCACGACCCGGGCCGGGTCGCGGTCGATCTGGCGGTGATGCTCGCCGGCGGCGGCGAGGCCATCGCGGACCTGGCCCTGCTACGTGACCAGGCGGAGGTGTTCGGCCCGGTCGCCTCCACGCCCACCGCGTGGCGTCTGCTGGCCGGCATCGACCCCGACGCCCTCGCCCGTCTGCGTGCGGCCAAGGCCGCCGCCCGGGAGGTCGCCTGGCTGCAAGTCTCCGAGACCCAAGGCGGCATACCCGCACCCCGTGCCGGTGGGCGTGACCTGCCGGGCCTGGTCCTGGACCTCGACGCCACCCTGGTCACCTGCCACTCCGAGAAGGAGCAGGCCGCGGCCACCTACAAACGCGGTTTCGGCTACCACCCGCTGCTGTGCTTCCTGGACAACACCGGCGAAGCCCTGGCCG from Carbonactinospora thermoautotrophica carries:
- a CDS encoding EndoU domain-containing protein; protein product: MYRGEVWGRLAPGHPWIKKRNISTFLPDDWTRDQVEHAIQRAWENAEIVDESQRMWRGHYRGLVFEGYYDADENATTAYVRRSRRGS